A region of Argentina anserina chromosome 5, drPotAnse1.1, whole genome shotgun sequence DNA encodes the following proteins:
- the LOC126793595 gene encoding uncharacterized protein LOC126793595 isoform X1: MPRSTCLHGAYDNRLLQNMLGNCESPTLLSYYNPIAQSDRILPDQASLCCDSEKALSCSVITSSALDDIPTPKSSAELEEEIATLELEIMHLERHLLSLYRTAFQGCALPNTPDRHVQFMKRSPSKTVLKQPHPQLELQVHKGGRFQHEQTSPAYSQLNSDHHSKTTTIKVTPKRDQKVADSCHRSRSLGDHLGASRIDSSLSTPDRVSEDIVRCISSIYCKLATPQAQAALSASPTSSLSSSSIFSSKNPCESWSPHCNDYSMADHEGFKDNNGPYTSMIEVLKICLDDDSFNYAAQMLQNFRSLVRSLEKVDVLKMKREEKLAFWINIHNALVMHAFLAYGTHNRARSTLILKAAYNIGGHFVNAYVIQSSILGIRAHHAAPWLQSLLNSGKKLKTGSLKHIYALEYPEPLVHFALCSGAYSDPAVRAYTAKGIFQDLKLAKREFIQASIYTDNDTKVYLPKILQYFAKDMSLSIHGLLEEIEDCISEIQKKAIGSCVKGRLDKSVHWQPQSQTFRYVIHEELATVRIATE; the protein is encoded by the exons atgcctcgtTCGACCTGTCTACATGG AGCTTATGATAATCGGCTGCTTCAAAATATGCTTGGCAATTGCGAGTCTCCCACACTATTGTCCTACTATAACCCT ATTGCACAGTCGGACAGGATTTTACCTGACCAGGCTTCTTTATGTTGCGACTCAGAAAAGGCATTGAGCTGTAGTGTTATCACCTCTTCTGCTTTAGATGACATTCCAACCCCaaag TCTTCTGCAGAGCTGGAGGAGGAGATTGCCACCCTTGAGCTTGAGATTATGCATTTGGAACGCCATCTTCTTTCACTATATAGAACAGCTTTCCAAGGTTGTGCCTTGCCAAATACCCCAGATAGACATGTTCAATTTATGAAACGATCGCCCTCAAAAACTGTACTTAAACAACCACATCCCCAGCTAGAGTTGCAAGTGCATAAAGGTGGACGGTTCCAACATGAGCAAACTTCCCCTGCATATAGTCAGTTAAACTCAGATCATCACAGCAAAACCACTACCATAAAAGTAACACCTAAAAGG GATCAGAAGGTTGCTGATTCGTGTCATCGCAGTCGCAGCCTTGGGGATCATCTTGGTGCTTCTCGCATAGATAGTTCCCTTAGTACTCCGGATAGAGTTTCTGAAGATATTGTCAGATGTATCTCTTCTATATACTGCAAACTTGCCACTCCTCAAGCTCAGGCAGCACTATCAGCTTCTCCTACTTCATCTTTATCTTCCTCGAGTATATTTTCTTCAAAGAATCCTTGTGAAAGTTGGAGTCCACATTGCAATGATTATTCTATGGCAGATCATGAAGGGTTCAAAGATAATAACGGACCATATACTTCCATGATAGAGGTGCTGAAGATATGCTTAGATGATGACAGCTTTAATTATGCTGCTCAAATGCTCCAGAATTTCAG GTCATTGGTTCGAAGTCTTGAGAAGGTTGATGTTCTGAAGATGAAGCGTGAAGAGAAGCTTGCATTCTGGATTAATATCCACAATGCCTTGGTTATGCAT GCATTCTTGGCATACGGAACACATAATCGTGCGAGGAGTACTTTGATTTTGAAG GCAGCCTACAACATAGGGGGACATTTCGTAAATGCGTATGTCATACAGAGCTCCATTTTAGGAATTCGAGCGCACCACGCAGCACCG TGGCTACAATCATTGCTGAATTCAGGAAAGAAGCTCAAGACTGGAAGCTTGAAGCACATATACGCCCTAGAATACCCTGAGCCACTAGTCCACTTTGCTCTATGCTCCGGCGCTTACTCTGACCCAGCG GTTCGGGCATACACTGCAAAGGGTATATTCCAGGATCTGAAACTTGCTAAAAGAGAATTTATTCAAGCCAGTATCTACACAGATAATGATACAAAGGTTTACCTCCCAAAAATTCTTCAGTACTTTGCAAAGGACATGTCCCTAAGTATCCATGGACTGTTGGAAGAAATAGAGGATTGTATCTCAGAAATCCAAAAGAAAGCTATAGGCAGCTGTGTGAAGGGGAGACTTGACAAGTCTGTACATTGGCAACCTCAAAGCCAAACATTTCGGTATGTCATTCATGAGGAATTAGCCACAGTAAGAATAGCAACTGAATAA
- the LOC126793607 gene encoding 30S ribosomal protein S9, chloroplastic, whose product MTTSMLALTSSLASLSFSSNVAQKPTTVSFPRAKSASVTNICGTPSRMPRLVVSATVASPEVETVNLKKYVKSRLPGGFAAQTIIGTGRRKCAIARVVLQEGTGKVLINYRDAKEYLQGNPLWLQYVKIPLVTLGYESNYDVFVKAHGGGLSGQAQAISLGIARALLKVSEDHRRPLRKEGLLTRDSRVVERKKPGLKKARKAPQFSKR is encoded by the exons ATGACAACTTCCATGCTAGCTCTTACATCCTCCCTCGCTTCCCTCTCATTTTCATCCAATGTAGCTCAGAAACCTACAACTGTTTCATTTCCTCGTGCCAAATCTGCCTCAGTTACAAACATATGTGGAACTCCTAGCCGTATGCCTCGGCTTGTTGTGTCTGCCACCGTAGCTTCTCCGGAAGTGGAGACAGTGAACCTCAAGAAATATGTTAAATCAAGGCTTCCTGGTGGGTTTGCAGCGCAGACAATCATTGGCACTGGTCGGCGAAAGTGTGCAATTGCCCGTGTTGTGCTCCAAGAGGGCACTGGCAAAGTTTTAATCAACTATCGTGATGCCAAG GAATATCTTCAAGGCAATCCATTGTGGTtacaatatgtcaaaattccATTGGTCACTTTGGGATATGAAAGTAACTATGATGTGTTTGTCAAGGCTCATGGTGGTGGCCTTTCTGGTCAAGCTCAAGCTATATCGCTTGGCATTGCTCGAGCATTGCTTAAGGTAAGTGAGGACCACAGAAGACCTCTGAGAAAGGAAGGTCTGCTAACCAGGGACTCCAGAGTTGTTGAGAGGAAGAAACCTGGTTTGAAGAAAGCTCGCAAAGCCCCCCAGTTTTCAAAGCGTTGA
- the LOC126793595 gene encoding uncharacterized protein LOC126793595 isoform X2 yields the protein MSSQSKLAYDNRLLQNMLGNCESPTLLSYYNPIAQSDRILPDQASLCCDSEKALSCSVITSSALDDIPTPKSSAELEEEIATLELEIMHLERHLLSLYRTAFQGCALPNTPDRHVQFMKRSPSKTVLKQPHPQLELQVHKGGRFQHEQTSPAYSQLNSDHHSKTTTIKVTPKRDQKVADSCHRSRSLGDHLGASRIDSSLSTPDRVSEDIVRCISSIYCKLATPQAQAALSASPTSSLSSSSIFSSKNPCESWSPHCNDYSMADHEGFKDNNGPYTSMIEVLKICLDDDSFNYAAQMLQNFRSLVRSLEKVDVLKMKREEKLAFWINIHNALVMHAFLAYGTHNRARSTLILKAAYNIGGHFVNAYVIQSSILGIRAHHAAPWLQSLLNSGKKLKTGSLKHIYALEYPEPLVHFALCSGAYSDPAVRAYTAKGIFQDLKLAKREFIQASIYTDNDTKVYLPKILQYFAKDMSLSIHGLLEEIEDCISEIQKKAIGSCVKGRLDKSVHWQPQSQTFRYVIHEELATVRIATE from the exons ATGAGTTCTCAAAGTAAATT AGCTTATGATAATCGGCTGCTTCAAAATATGCTTGGCAATTGCGAGTCTCCCACACTATTGTCCTACTATAACCCT ATTGCACAGTCGGACAGGATTTTACCTGACCAGGCTTCTTTATGTTGCGACTCAGAAAAGGCATTGAGCTGTAGTGTTATCACCTCTTCTGCTTTAGATGACATTCCAACCCCaaag TCTTCTGCAGAGCTGGAGGAGGAGATTGCCACCCTTGAGCTTGAGATTATGCATTTGGAACGCCATCTTCTTTCACTATATAGAACAGCTTTCCAAGGTTGTGCCTTGCCAAATACCCCAGATAGACATGTTCAATTTATGAAACGATCGCCCTCAAAAACTGTACTTAAACAACCACATCCCCAGCTAGAGTTGCAAGTGCATAAAGGTGGACGGTTCCAACATGAGCAAACTTCCCCTGCATATAGTCAGTTAAACTCAGATCATCACAGCAAAACCACTACCATAAAAGTAACACCTAAAAGG GATCAGAAGGTTGCTGATTCGTGTCATCGCAGTCGCAGCCTTGGGGATCATCTTGGTGCTTCTCGCATAGATAGTTCCCTTAGTACTCCGGATAGAGTTTCTGAAGATATTGTCAGATGTATCTCTTCTATATACTGCAAACTTGCCACTCCTCAAGCTCAGGCAGCACTATCAGCTTCTCCTACTTCATCTTTATCTTCCTCGAGTATATTTTCTTCAAAGAATCCTTGTGAAAGTTGGAGTCCACATTGCAATGATTATTCTATGGCAGATCATGAAGGGTTCAAAGATAATAACGGACCATATACTTCCATGATAGAGGTGCTGAAGATATGCTTAGATGATGACAGCTTTAATTATGCTGCTCAAATGCTCCAGAATTTCAG GTCATTGGTTCGAAGTCTTGAGAAGGTTGATGTTCTGAAGATGAAGCGTGAAGAGAAGCTTGCATTCTGGATTAATATCCACAATGCCTTGGTTATGCAT GCATTCTTGGCATACGGAACACATAATCGTGCGAGGAGTACTTTGATTTTGAAG GCAGCCTACAACATAGGGGGACATTTCGTAAATGCGTATGTCATACAGAGCTCCATTTTAGGAATTCGAGCGCACCACGCAGCACCG TGGCTACAATCATTGCTGAATTCAGGAAAGAAGCTCAAGACTGGAAGCTTGAAGCACATATACGCCCTAGAATACCCTGAGCCACTAGTCCACTTTGCTCTATGCTCCGGCGCTTACTCTGACCCAGCG GTTCGGGCATACACTGCAAAGGGTATATTCCAGGATCTGAAACTTGCTAAAAGAGAATTTATTCAAGCCAGTATCTACACAGATAATGATACAAAGGTTTACCTCCCAAAAATTCTTCAGTACTTTGCAAAGGACATGTCCCTAAGTATCCATGGACTGTTGGAAGAAATAGAGGATTGTATCTCAGAAATCCAAAAGAAAGCTATAGGCAGCTGTGTGAAGGGGAGACTTGACAAGTCTGTACATTGGCAACCTCAAAGCCAAACATTTCGGTATGTCATTCATGAGGAATTAGCCACAGTAAGAATAGCAACTGAATAA
- the LOC126795614 gene encoding AP-1 complex subunit sigma-2-like: protein MVLIREQSARFIVYGQLEYPPSMEAKMKTRTNDVGVEVDPRDDLNIEAGRKLGQLVWKSNLTLMICLLYDIELYILHRYPLVVRPFNTMSCYDNKEYSNSFDVFVRVSIISKYAEANSFQVEVDKDPAESKKDEQDGKTEIHFVILVSRQGKVRLTKWFATYSQKERSKVMRELSGIILNRGPKLCNFIEWRGLKVVYKRYASLYFCMCIDQDDNELEVLEIIHYYVEILDRYFGSVCELDLIFNFHKAYFILDELLLAGELQDSSKRAVGRMIAIHDRFVEAAKEEASSISNFIAQVSM, encoded by the exons ATGGTATTAATCAGAGAGCAATCTGCTCGGTTTATAGTTTATGGCCAATTGGAGTACCCACCATCTATGGAagccaaaatgaaaacaaggACTAAT GATGTCGGTGTTGAAGTTGATCCTAGGGATGACTTGAATATTGAAGCAGGGAGGAAACTGGGCCAATTAGTCTGGAAAAGTAATTTAACTTTGATGATTTGTTTGCT ATATGACATTGAGCTCTACATACTGCACCGCTATCCATTGGTTGTGAGGCCTTTCAATACTATGTCTTGCTATGACAATAAGGAGTACAGTAATTCATTTGATGTCTTCGTTCGAG TGAGTATAATATCGAAGTATGCTGAGGCTAATTCATTTCAGGTTGAGGTCGATAAGGATCCAGCTGAGTCCAAGAAAGATGAGCAAGATGGCAAGACTGAG ATTCATTTTGTCATTCTTGTTAGTCGACAAGGAAAAGTGAGGTTGACTAAATGGTTTGCAACCTATTCCCAGAAGGAAAGATCCAAG GTAATGCGGGAGCTGAGTGGTATAATTCTCAATCGAGGTCCCAAGCTGTGCAACTTTATAGAATGGAGGGGGCTTAAAGTTGTCTATAAAAG ATATGCGAGTCTTTATTTCTGCATGTGTATTGACCAAGACGATAATGAATTGGAGGTTCTTGAAATAATTCACTACTACGTTGAGATACTCGATCGATATTTTGGTAGT GTTTGTGAGCTGGATTTAATTTTTAACTTCCACAAG GCTTACTTTATATTGGATGAACTTTTGCTTGCTGGTGAGCTTCAAGATTCGAGTAAAAGAGCAGTGGGACGAATGATAGCTATACAT GATCGATTTGTGGAAGCTGCTAAAGAAGAGGCCAGTTcaataagtaattttattgCACAAGTTAGTATGTAG